TGCCGCGGTGAAGGCCGTTGAGGTACTTGATGACTGCTTGCGCCGTGTCGTGGAAGCGACGCTGGCTGCGGGCGGCGAATGCCTGATTACCGCCGATCATGGCAATGTCGAGCAGATGCTTGATGTTGAATCGGGTCAGGCACACACCGCTCACACCTTGAATCCCGTTCCCCTGATTCTGGTCAGTGAACAACTCGGTCGTGCGGGGCTCAAGAACGGCCGGCTGTGTGATATCGCGCCAACCTTGTTGCAGATGCTGAGTTTGCCTGTTCCGTCGGAGATGGATGGCAAGTCGCTGCTTACCGTCTGATTGGCCAGCAGGCGCCATCAGTGCATCGCCAATCTGATGATGGGATTGGTCCCCTGTTGTCGAGGCGATGCGGCTTACCACGACTCGCTCACTTTGAGCATGCGGCATCGCCAAACCGGGCGATGCCTTTTTTTCTGAACAAACGAGAGTTTTGACGTTATGGAATGGTTTCTCAATCCGGAGATCTGGATCGCGTTTTTTACCCTGACAGTGCTCGAAATAGTGTTGGGTATCGACAACATCATCATGATTTCCATTTTGGTCAGCCGTATGCCAAAACCCATGCAGTCAAGAACACGTTTTTTTGGCCTGGCCCTCGCCATGGTTACGCGCATTCTCTTGCTGCTGTCCATCACGTGGATAATGCGTCTGACTGCTGATCTGTTTCATGTCTGGGATCAAGGGATTTCCGGTCGCGACCTGATTCTTTTCTTCGGTGGACTGTTTCTGTTGTGGAAGAGCAGCAGCGAGATCTTTCAGGAGTTGGAAGGCGGGGAGGAGGGGGATCTGAGTTCGGTAAAAAAGGCGCCGGTTTTCTGAGCACCATTATCCAGATCGCGATTATCGATATCGTTTTTTCCCTGGACTCGGTCATCACGGCTGTTGGAATGGTTTCTCACGTACCGGTGATGATCGCGGCCATCATGGTCGCTGTCGTGATCATGATGCTTGCTGCGGGCGCAATCAGTGCATTTATCGATAGGCATCCAAGCTTGAAGATGCTTGCCTTGGCATTCCTGATTGTCGTGGGTATGGTACTGATTGCCGATGCCTTGGGTTTTCATGTACCCAAAGGCTACGTCTATTTTGCGATGGGTTTTTCACTGCTGGTGGAGACGTTGAACATTCGTGTGCGGGCCGGTCAGAAAAAAGGCCCAAGCATTGAGGGTGTGGGCGAGCAATGCATGGGAAGTAGAGGGCAGTGAAGGCTGACTGATTGCACGCGTAGGAATTCAAGCACTTACCAAGGTGGTCGGATTCGCATGGCAATCAGGTCGGACGTGTGACAGGCCCCGATACAATCGCCTTCTTGCAGTGGGTCGTATTAAATCGCGTAGCCCGAAGCGCCTCTGCTTGGCCCTTGATACCCGTCAAAAACAAGTCCAGAATTAAGTCTTTTCCTGCTCCGGCAAGAAAAGAAACCCCTTAGATTTCAATGAGTCGGACACCAGATACGAGTCTCGTTTCCCTCTCCAAATTCACAGAAACGCCACTCACTGACCGGCGTTTCTGTTTGTGCGTAATTTGTGGATCGCGTCGAAGCTAGCTCAAGATCTCTACTTTCGTTCCCCGCGTTTCCTCCGGAAGCTGCCTCTAAATCGGTTCTTCAGAACCATAAGTGCAGGCACGAGACCCTACGAAGAATTAGCCGCTGGTCGAAAAGCTAGACCCATCCAGGGTGTGGGCTGGCGCTATTTGTCAAACTACAGAAACGACAAAGCCCTGAATGATCAGGGCTTTGTCGTATAAAGATGGCGGAGGCGATGACCTTCTATTTTGTCTCAAATCCCTACAAACCATCCTGGTCAATCATGATCTCAGTGATCTTCTCGCTCAGCAGGCTCCAGGCTGCTTTTTTCTCTTCGGCATAATCATGATGTAAGTAGTGCCGGCGGACCCGAGAACCTGCGAGCACATGGTTCTGGCACCGATCTATCACGTCAAGGCTTATGCCCCAGGCTTGCATCATGGTTGCTCCTGTTCGTCTCAAGTCATGGGGTGTCCATTCCCCATTCGCACCACCGGACAGCACCAGGGTGTCATCATGTCGGCGACGGGAAAGTGGTTTGCGATTTTTGAAGCGTGATTGGCGGTCTCCCACCTGTTTGCTGACGACCTTGAGATCGACATGACCATCATGATGCTTTGCGGGGAAGCACCATTGAGAGTGTCCCGTAAGCAACCGAAGCTTGCTGAAATAGTTGGTCACAAACGCAGATAGGAACACGTGGTGGTCCTGCTTCTTTCCACGGCTGCCTTTGACGTTTGCCACGGGAATAAACCAGACGCCATTTTCCAGGTCTACGTTTTTCCATTCGGCTTGAAGAAGTTCACCGATCCGGCATAGCGTTCCCAAACAGATCCAAAGCGCAAGTTGGGACTCTGGTTTGAGTGGGCGAATCCCATCGTACTTTTCGCCGGCAGGTAGTGCTGCGTAGTCCGCAGTCATTTTTTCAAAGCGGTGGTGTAGTTCTTGAAGTTCGCTAGAGGAGAGGATCCGAGTTCGCTCCTCCTGGTAGTCACTGGGTACCAGTTTGTTGATTTCGACCAAGTCTGCTGGGTTTCCGTCAATCAGCAGCGTTCGCCATGGCTGGCGTTTTTTAGCCCATCCAAACATCTGAACGATATCCGAAAAAAGACTGATGGCTTGACGAGTAGCGCCGCGAGCCATTACAGACCGCACCAGGTTCCGCAGGTCATGCTCACTGATTGAACTGATGACTGTTGAGCCAAGGGCGGGGTAAAGATCTTTCGCGAACTTTCTCCGTAGCTCGGCATTACCATCCTTGCGTGCCACACCATCGCGAAGCCATTCTTCCGCCAGGTCCAGGAGCGTTAGCTCCTTAGACTTTTGCCGATCGGCCTCCGCGAGTTGAGCAGCCAGTTCCGCTTTTTGTCTGACCTTCCCGGCGCGCTTGTTTTCATTAGGATTGATCCCTTTAGCTACAAGGTCTCGCGCTTCGTTGCGCTCCTTGCGGATTTCGGTCAACGACTTGTTTGGCCAGGTACCGCAGGAAAAGCGGGTGTAAATACCTTCCCAACGAAATTGGAAGTAAAAGGGGATGGCGACACCTTTTTTGCGGAGTGAGACCCTGCCTGAGAGGCTGCCTTCGTCGCGTATAACGGTGCCGACATCTTGCTCAGTGAGTGCTTCTAGTTCTTTGGCGGTGAGCTTGGCCATAATCAACCTTCTGAGAAATTTACTCCCACATTTACTCCCACGTATCCGTCAGCTAAGGGTAGGTCAGGATAGCGGTTGTTGGAAGAGTTAATCGCTGAAAGGTCCTATTTTACTGAGTCTTAGAATTCTATAGAGGTGTTGTGCGAACTAGGGATGTCTAGTGATTAACTGAATGGGGTGCTAGGGGTCGAGTGTTCGAATCACTCCGTCCCGACCATATTTTTCAATGTCTCAGCCCAATCTGAAAAGATTGGGCTTTTTTCATGCCTGCAGAAAACCGTCTGCTCGACCTCTAGCACGCTACCCAAGCATCGCCTCAACCTGCGCGAGGCTTACGTGCGGGACGATTTCGTCGGGAAGCCGTGAAGTGTCGGATAAGTTGTAAACCCGGAACTCATCGCCCATGACTTTCTCTGACATCAGCTTGAACGAAGGCAGTATCCGCGTGTGGTAGTGCTGATCGAGCCCGCAGGGGGAGTGGTTGGAGGCTGAGGTTTCGTAAAACCTCCCCACATTTTCTTGCAGGTCAACGCCGACCAGAAAGACCTTGGAAAAGCCGACATGGAAGGCCAGTTGGACCGCCAGATAAGCCACGGTGCGGGCGTCGAAAAAGCCCTCGCTCATGTTTTTACTGAAGCCAACCGGGCGCTCCCCAATGGATCGCAGGGAATGATTGGCGACCAGCGCGCTATGCCGGCCGAGCACAGAGTCGATCCAGGAGGGTCTTTTGGCCTTGGACAGCGTGTATAGCTCGCCGCTTGGACGAACAGGCGCTGAGCGCGCATGGTCTTCCCACAGTGCGACTCTTTGGCTGATGGCCATGGCGTGTTTGAATAATTCGGGCTGTTGCTCGGAAAAGCTTTTGTCGGTGCAGGCGTAAAAAAACGGTTTTATGTCGGTGTTCAGGAACATCGAAATCGCGCCATTCATGGTGATCATAGGCACGTGGGCGAATTTTTCGAGTGGAAACGCTCTGGCCGACACCCCTGAAGCAATAATGAAAACCGCGCCGGTTTGAGTATCTCGGCAGTCATCAAAATCGTGCGTGGTCAGCGCACGCCAAGGGCTGGGGTTTAAGGCATATGGAGGCCGCGTGCTGTTGCCAGCACGCTCGGTATCGGCGAAGGACATATGTTTCATCTGGCTCATCCGTGCAGTCAGTGTCAGGTGCGTATATCAGCTGACCAGATTTTTCCTACAGGGTTTCCTCATGAAAAAATAGATAAGTACGCCGGCAGCCCTGGGCCCGTATCAAAACGTCTGCCCAAAGGAAAACTGGAATACCTGCTTGTCCGCATTCTCGGGCGTACGAATCGGGTACGCCAGGTTGACACTCAGCGGCCCCATTGGGCTGTACCACGTCACGCCCACCCCCACGGAACTGGCCATCTGGCCCAGGTCCACACTGCCGCAGCCTTGGGTGGTGCTGAGGTAGCATTTGTCCGAGTACACCGACCCCACATCCCAGAACACCGAGGTTCGTACGGATTTGTTGTCTTTGATGAACGGCACCGGGAACAAATATTCCGCGCCTCCGGTGATCAGGATATTGCCCCCCAGCGCTTCCGTGTCCCGGTCCGAGTAGTACGCCTGCCCGGCACTCGCATAAGCACCGGTGGCGGGTGTGTTGCGCGGGCCGAGGGTGCCGCTCTCAAAGCCGCGCACGGTGCCTTCGCCGCCCGCCGTATAGGTTTCGTAGAACGGCAGCCCGTCCGTCGAGCCATAGCCGCCGCCGTAGCCGAGTTTGGTATGAAAGCGCAGGGTCGTGCTGTTGGTGACGGGCACGTAGGTCTGCCCGGTGTAATCGATTTTGTAGAAGCTCAGATCGCTGCCGGGCACCGTGACCATCAGGTTGAGGTTTTGCGAGTACCCGCGAGTGGCCAATATGCCTTTGTTCAACGTCGATTCGGACCAGCCAAGGTTGGCCTTGAAGTTGGTGAACTCCTTACCTTCGCGCTCGACAAAATCGTAGATCTCGTCGGCGCTGTAGGTACCGGGTTCGATACTGTCGTGTTGTGCCGTAAGGCCGACACTCAGGCGCGAGGTTTCGTTGATCGGGTAGCCGAGGGTTGCGCCCAGGCCGAAACTGTTGATGGCGTAATAGGAAACCCCATCATCGTAGTACTTGTTGTAGTCGGTCTTGCTGTAGAACGCGTTGTAACCCAGGCTCACCCCGTCGGCGGTGAAGTAGGGGTCGGTAAAACCAATATTGTATTTACTTTGGTACGACGAACGGGTCAGCCCCAGGCTGGCGTAGTTGCCGGTGCCGAGGAAGTTGTTCTGGGAAATCGACCCACCCAGAATCAGGCCCGCGCTCTGCGCAAAACCGACGCTGGCGGTGATCGACCCGGACGCCTGTTCTTCCACGGCATAGTTCACATCCAGCTGGTCATCCACGCCGGCCACTGCCGGTGTCTCCACGTTGACCTCCTTGAAGAACCCCAGGCGTTCCAGGCGCACCTTGGATTGGTCGATCAGGTAGGTCGACGCCCAGCCGCCCTCCATCTGGCGCATCTCACGACGCAGCACCTGGTCGTCAGTCTTGGTGTTGCCACGGAAGTTGATGCGATTGACGTAAGCCCGTTTGCCCGGGTCGACGGAGAATGTGACGTCCACCGTGTGGTCTTCATCGTGAGCCTGTGGCACGCCGTTGACGTTGGCGAACGTATAGCCGTCGTTGCCCAGGCGGCGGGTAATCAGTTCCGAGGTGGTGGTCATCAGCTTGCGCGAAAACACCTGGCCCTTTTGCACCAGTAATAATGACTGGACCTGGTCTTGCGGGACTTTCAGCTCACCGCTCAGTTTCACCTCGCGCACCGTGTATTTCTGGCCCTCGTGGATGTTCACGGTGATGTAGACGTGTTTCTTGTCCGGCGTCATCGAGACCTGGGTCGAGGTGATATCCATGTTGATATACCCGCGATCCAGGTAGTACGAGCGCAGACGTTCAAGGTCGCCGGAGAGCTTCTCCCGTGCGTATTTATCGTCGTTCTTGAAAAACGACAGCCAGTTGCTGGTTTTGAGGGTGAACTGATCGATCAATGCCTCGTCCGGGAATACGCTGTTGCCCACCACGTTGATGTGCTGGATCGACGCCACTTCGCCCTCATCGATCTTGACCTTCAAGGCCACGCGGTTGCGCGGCTCGGTCACAACTTGCGCGTCGACGGATGCCGAGTAGCGGCCCTGGGCCACGTACTGGCGTTGCAGCTCGTTGCGTATGCCTTCCAGGGTGGCACGCTGGAAAATCTCGCCCTCGGCAAGCCCGGATTGCTTCATGCCTTTCATCAGGTCATCGGTTGAGATCGCTTTGTTGCCTTCCAACTCGATACTGGCAACCGAGGGGCGCTCGACTACATTGATAATCAGCACGTCGCCTTCGCGGCTCAACTGGATGTCCTGAAAGTAACCGGTCTTGAACAGCGCACGAGTGGAATCCACCAGGCGCCGGTCGTCCGCTTCGTCGCCCACGTTCAACGGCAGTGCGCCGAACACGCTGCCCGCAGAGACCCGTTGCAGGCCGTTGATTCGAATATCCGAGATTTTGAAACCTTGGGCGAGTGCCAGTGAGGCATTGAGCAGCAGCGCAACCGAGCAGAGCAGGCGCGAAAAATTCATCAAGATCTTTTCCAGAACACATCGACAAGCAGCGCCGGCGCGGCCGGACGGGTGAACACCCAGCATAAGAGCGCGTGGCGTTTGGTGCGGTTAACCGAATGTCAAGTTAGGTAAAGGTTGGCCCGAAATCACGCTGTGAAGCTGATAATGCGCACCCCTCCACAGACGAGCCCGTGATGATCTCTGTATTGCTAGTCGACGACGACCAGGAACTGACTGGAATGCTTAGCCAATACCTGGCGTGCGAAGGCTTCGAGGCCACGGCCGTGCACACGGGCGAGGAGGGCGAGGTGGAGGCGCTTTCGGGGCGCTACAGCATTGTGGTGCTGGACGTCATGCTGCCCCAGCGCTCGGGCATCGAGGTGCTCAGGCGTATTCGCGCCGTCAGCCAGGTGCCGGTGGTACTGCTGACGGCGCGTGGCGACAACATCGACCGCATCACCGGCCTGGAGCTAGGCGCCGATGACTATGTGCCCAAGCCCAGTTCCCCGGGTGAGTTGGTGGCCCGCCTGCGCGCCATCATGCGCAGGGTGCAGCCGGTGGGCCAGCCGACCAACGAGGTGATCAAGACCGGCGCGCTGGTGTTATGGCCGGGCAAGCGCCAGGCCCTGTGGAACGGTGCCGAGCTGGGCCTGACCAGCACTGAGTTCAGCTTGCTTGAAGAACTCGCCCGCAGTGCCGGGCAGGTGGTGAGCAAGAAGGCCCTGTCGCTGAATGCCCTGGGCTGCCCGTTGACGCGCTACGACCGGCGTATCGACGTGCATATCAGCAGCATCCGGCAAAAACTCGGGCCGCGGCCCGACGCCAAGGCGTGGATCCAGAGCGTGCGCGGCCTCGGCTATTTGTTGATTGCCGAATGATCAAACCCAGCTTGCTGTTCTGGAAGTTGTTCCTGGCCTTCTGGCTGGCGACCACCCTGACATTTCTGGTGGGGGTCGGCGTGCTTGAGCTGGGGCGTTTTAGGCCGAATGACCCGCATGTGGAAGCCATGCTGGCGGCCGAAGAAAAGCTGTTGCAACAGTTCGGTGTCGAAGCGGCCGGCCAACTGCTGACCGTTTGGGAGCACCCACCGGATCAGGCCATCGGCGTCTATGACAGCACCGGTAAATTGCTGGTGGGCGCGCCCGTGACAGAGCCGGCCTATGAGCAATCGGTGATCAGCAAGGAGGGGCTGGCGCTGTCGATCAGGTCCACCCACGCCCCCGGTAAAGATCCCGGCAAGCCCTGGCACCAGATCCCACTGATCATTGGCACGCTGATGAGCGCGCTGTTCAGCGGTTACATGGCGTACTACCTGGCCTGGCCGCTGGCTTACCTGCGACGTGCGATGAGCGACGCGGCCCAGGGTCGCTTCGAAACCCGGGTCAAGCCCGCCATGGGCAAGCGCCGCGATGAAATCGTCGACCTGGCCGAAGACTGCGACCGCATGGCCAACCAGTTGAAGGTGCTGGTAGAAGCCCAGCAGCACTTGTTGCACGACATCTCCCACGAACTGCGCTCGCCGCTGACGCGCATGCAGGCAGCCATCGGCCTGTTGCGCCAGGACGTGGAGCGCCTGGGAATGCTCGAACGCATCGAGCGCGAAGCCGAACGCATGGACACGCTGATCGAGGCGCTGCTGACCCTGGCACGCCTGCAAGGCCGGCCCGAAAGCATCGAGCGCGAGCCCTTGGATATCATCGAATTGCTGGTGATGATTGTTGAAGACGCGCAGTTCGAAGCCGGGATTAAAGGCTGCCGCGTGCAGCTGGACGCCTGCCCGCCGTTTATTGCCTGCGTCAGTGGCGAGTTGATGTACCGCTGCTTCGAGAATGTGATCCGCAATGCCGTGCGCTATACCCGCCCGGGCACCACGGTGCAGGTCTCGGCGCAGGTCAATGCTGAGGCCACCCGCCTGAACGTACGGATCACCGACCACGGGCCGGGCGTCGAAAATGGCCGACTGCAAAGCATCTTCCATCCCTTCGAGCGGGGCGTGGGCGATGCCAGCGTGGGCTTTGGCCTGGGGCTGGCCATTGCCGCAAGGGCGGTGCAGATGCACGGCGGCAGCATCCAGGCATGCAATGAGCCGGGTGGTGGGCTGACGGTGCAGATCAACCTGCACAATGCGCGATCTTTACACGACATTACATTGGCTTGACCGCCCTGTACGTCGCGCCTCATTAGACTCCTCGCCATGATTGAGAGGAGGTGGCGATGTTTCAGGTGCATAAAAAAGGCTTTGTGTCCGGCCGCAAAATGGTCGACGGCCTGGTTCCGTACGACTTCTTTTGCGAAGACACCCCGGCGATCAATCTGTTTGTGTTTACCGGCGCTGCCACACCGGGCGCGACGGTTGCAGAGCAGACCTTGTGGGGCTTCACCCGGCTGGAGCGGTTCGAGGCGATGACCCGTGCACTGGTGGGCAACAAGCAGCACGCGGGCTGGTTTCAAAGCGTCAATGTGCTGACCGGGCCCAACCAGAACGGCACACAAAGCGTGAAATTCCAGCGGGTGCTGAAAATCATCAAACACGCCAGCGAAGCCCGCAAGGCCGACTACGAGATTCTGACCGACGAAGGCGATACCTACTTCACTCGGCAGACCGTCGCGGCCAACAGTGCGCAGACCGTCATCTACTCGGCCGAATGCGCGGCCATATAAGCCAGGGTCATCCGGCTCAGGGCGCGAATCCCCACCGCGAGGCTCGGGTCATCCACCTGGAAGCCCGGTGAGTGGGTGGGCCACACGGTCTTGCCCTCGAGCGCCGGTGGCGTCACGCCCATGCGCATGAAGAGGCCGGGGATCTGGCGGGCATATTCGGCAAAGTCATCGGCGCCATAGGTGCCGTTGTCGATCCGTACCGGTGTGGTCGATACCTGTTGCAGCACGGGCATCAACGCGTCCACCAGCGCGGTATTGTTGTAGCCGGCGCGGTAGTTGCCGGGCAGGTAGTCCACCTTGGCGGAGGCCCCGGAGGCTTCGGCGATGTTCTCGGCGGTGCGGGTCATGCGCTGCAAAACATCCTCGCGCTGTTCATCGCTGACAGTACGAATCGAGCCTTCCAGCCGCACTTCGGCGGGGATGATGTTGTGGCGGTCGCCAGCCTCGATGCGGCCCACCGAAATCACCGGCGCCGGCAACAGGCTGAGGTTCGACTGGCGGCTGGGGATGGTTTGCCAGGCCAGGATCACCTGGGCCGCCACCGGCACCGGATCGATGCCGGTCCAGGGGAAGGCGGCATGGGTCTGACGCCCGATAATATGGGCGACGAAGGTATCGGCCGCCGCCGTGGTGCGTTGTCGGCTGAGGGTGAAGGTGCCCGCC
The genomic region above belongs to Pseudomonas poae and contains:
- a CDS encoding tyrosine-type recombinase/integrase; this encodes MAKLTAKELEALTEQDVGTVIRDEGSLSGRVSLRKKGVAIPFYFQFRWEGIYTRFSCGTWPNKSLTEIRKERNEARDLVAKGINPNENKRAGKVRQKAELAAQLAEADRQKSKELTLLDLAEEWLRDGVARKDGNAELRRKFAKDLYPALGSTVISSISEHDLRNLVRSVMARGATRQAISLFSDIVQMFGWAKKRQPWRTLLIDGNPADLVEINKLVPSDYQEERTRILSSSELQELHHRFEKMTADYAALPAGEKYDGIRPLKPESQLALWICLGTLCRIGELLQAEWKNVDLENGVWFIPVANVKGSRGKKQDHHVFLSAFVTNYFSKLRLLTGHSQWCFPAKHHDGHVDLKVVSKQVGDRQSRFKNRKPLSRRRHDDTLVLSGGANGEWTPHDLRRTGATMMQAWGISLDVIDRCQNHVLAGSRVRRHYLHHDYAEEKKAAWSLLSEKITEIMIDQDGL
- a CDS encoding amidohydrolase, which encodes MLRVRTAGFSLLMLSGALSAAEPWDDLDRQINQALPGVIELRHAIHQQPELGNREFHTSQRIAQRLRELGLEVQTGIAHTGVIGILRGGKPGPVVAIRAELDALPLTEQTGLPYASTVRSKDEGGDFRSRGQEVGVMHACGHDAHMAMALGVAEVLAAHRDQLPGTLKLIFQPAEEGPPLGEQGGAQLMIKQDALQNPAPAVIFGIHVTAGTAGTFTLSRQRTTAAADTFVAHIIGRQTHAAFPWTGIDPVPVAAQVILAWQTIPSRQSNLSLLPAPVISVGRIEAGDRHNIIPAEVRLEGSIRTVSDEQREDVLQRMTRTAENIAEASGASAKVDYLPGNYRAGYNNTALVDALMPVLQQVSTTPVRIDNGTYGADDFAEYARQIPGLFMRMGVTPPALEGKTVWPTHSPGFQVDDPSLAVGIRALSRMTLAYMAAHSAE
- a CDS encoding response regulator transcription factor is translated as MISVLLVDDDQELTGMLSQYLACEGFEATAVHTGEEGEVEALSGRYSIVVLDVMLPQRSGIEVLRRIRAVSQVPVVLLTARGDNIDRITGLELGADDYVPKPSSPGELVARLRAIMRRVQPVGQPTNEVIKTGALVLWPGKRQALWNGAELGLTSTEFSLLEELARSAGQVVSKKALSLNALGCPLTRYDRRIDVHISSIRQKLGPRPDAKAWIQSVRGLGYLLIAE
- a CDS encoding lipopolysaccharide biosynthesis protein — its product is MSQMKHMSFADTERAGNSTRPPYALNPSPWRALTTHDFDDCRDTQTGAVFIIASGVSARAFPLEKFAHVPMITMNGAISMFLNTDIKPFFYACTDKSFSEQQPELFKHAMAISQRVALWEDHARSAPVRPSGELYTLSKAKRPSWIDSVLGRHSALVANHSLRSIGERPVGFSKNMSEGFFDARTVAYLAVQLAFHVGFSKVFLVGVDLQENVGRFYETSASNHSPCGLDQHYHTRILPSFKLMSEKVMGDEFRVYNLSDTSRLPDEIVPHVSLAQVEAMLG
- the bamA gene encoding outer membrane protein assembly factor BamA is translated as MNFSRLLCSVALLLNASLALAQGFKISDIRINGLQRVSAGSVFGALPLNVGDEADDRRLVDSTRALFKTGYFQDIQLSREGDVLIINVVERPSVASIELEGNKAISTDDLMKGMKQSGLAEGEIFQRATLEGIRNELQRQYVAQGRYSASVDAQVVTEPRNRVALKVKIDEGEVASIQHINVVGNSVFPDEALIDQFTLKTSNWLSFFKNDDKYAREKLSGDLERLRSYYLDRGYINMDITSTQVSMTPDKKHVYITVNIHEGQKYTVREVKLSGELKVPQDQVQSLLLVQKGQVFSRKLMTTTSELITRRLGNDGYTFANVNGVPQAHDEDHTVDVTFSVDPGKRAYVNRINFRGNTKTDDQVLRREMRQMEGGWASTYLIDQSKVRLERLGFFKEVNVETPAVAGVDDQLDVNYAVEEQASGSITASVGFAQSAGLILGGSISQNNFLGTGNYASLGLTRSSYQSKYNIGFTDPYFTADGVSLGYNAFYSKTDYNKYYDDGVSYYAINSFGLGATLGYPINETSRLSVGLTAQHDSIEPGTYSADEIYDFVEREGKEFTNFKANLGWSESTLNKGILATRGYSQNLNLMVTVPGSDLSFYKIDYTGQTYVPVTNSTTLRFHTKLGYGGGYGSTDGLPFYETYTAGGEGTVRGFESGTLGPRNTPATGAYASAGQAYYSDRDTEALGGNILITGGAEYLFPVPFIKDNKSVRTSVFWDVGSVYSDKCYLSTTQGCGSVDLGQMASSVGVGVTWYSPMGPLSVNLAYPIRTPENADKQVFQFSFGQTF
- a CDS encoding ATP-binding protein, with protein sequence MIKPSLLFWKLFLAFWLATTLTFLVGVGVLELGRFRPNDPHVEAMLAAEEKLLQQFGVEAAGQLLTVWEHPPDQAIGVYDSTGKLLVGAPVTEPAYEQSVISKEGLALSIRSTHAPGKDPGKPWHQIPLIIGTLMSALFSGYMAYYLAWPLAYLRRAMSDAAQGRFETRVKPAMGKRRDEIVDLAEDCDRMANQLKVLVEAQQHLLHDISHELRSPLTRMQAAIGLLRQDVERLGMLERIEREAERMDTLIEALLTLARLQGRPESIEREPLDIIELLVMIVEDAQFEAGIKGCRVQLDACPPFIACVSGELMYRCFENVIRNAVRYTRPGTTVQVSAQVNAEATRLNVRITDHGPGVENGRLQSIFHPFERGVGDASVGFGLGLAIAARAVQMHGGSIQACNEPGGGLTVQINLHNARSLHDITLA